From the genome of Flavobacterium sediminis:
CGGTAATTGTGATATAACCTACTACTTTTTTATCAATAGCAATATAAGAAACTGTTTTTCCTAACTTTTGTTCTGTAATAACTTCTTGTTCAATATTTGAAAAATCTTTAATTCCTTCTAGCTCTATTAGTTTTTTATTCCCTAAGCTGACTTTTATATTGTCAATAAACCCAACAACTCCTTTACCTGTTACAGCATCAAAGTTTTCTACTTTAAAAAACTGAGTGTTTTTAGCTCTAGCAAAATTTACAACTGCTGTTGCTAATGGATGTTCACTATTTTGATTTAGTGATGCAATTTTTCCTAAAACTATGTTTTCATCTACACCTTTTACTACGATTTTTTCAACAGACGGTTTTCCTTCGGTTAAAGTTCCTGTTTTATCTGTGATTAAAACATCAATTTTATCCATTTTCTCAATGGCTTCAGCATTTTTAATTAATACTCCTGATTTAGCACCTTTACCAACACCAACCATTACTGACATTGGTGTTGCTAAACCTAAAGCACATGGACATGCAATTATTAATACTGCAATAGCATTTATAAAACCATACACTAACTTGGGTTCTGGACCGATAATCCACCAAACAAAAAATGTAATAACAGCTATGAGTACCACAATTGGTACAAAATATTTTGAAATTTTATCTACTAAATTTTGAATTGGAGCTCTCGAACGACTTGCATCTGAAACCATTTGCACAATTTGAGATAATAAAGTTTCTGAACCTACTTTTTCGGCAATCATCAAAAATGATTTTGTACCGTTGATTGTTCCAGAACTTACTTTATCCTCAATTTTTTTATCAACGGGTATAGGTTCTCCCGTAATCATTGATTCATCAATGGTACTATTTCCTTCAGTAATGATTCCATCAACTGGAATTTTTTCACCTGGTTTTACTCTAAGTATATCTCCTTTTTTAATGTCGTGAATTGAAATTACTTTTTCTTCGCCATCCAGGACTAAAGTTGCTTCTGTTGGTGCTAATTTTAGTAGTTCTTTAATAGCTCCACTAGTTCTACTGTGCGCTTTAGCCTCTAAAAGTTGACCTAATAAAACTAAGGTTAAAACTACTGCAGTAGCTTCAAAATACAAATGAACGGTGCCTTCGGAAGTTTTGAATTGGTCTGGAAAAATAGCTGGAAATAATAATCCAATACTACTGAAAACAAAAGCAACTCCTGTTCCAATACCTATTAAAGTGAACATGTTTAAATTCCAATTTACAATTGATTTCCACGCTCTTTCAAAAAACATCCAACAAGCATAAAAAACGACAGGAATTGTAAATACCAATTGAATCCAATTCC
Proteins encoded in this window:
- a CDS encoding heavy metal translocating P-type ATPase, whose product is MKHTYHIEGMTCSGCEAKVKKDLSNAENVTEVEVFKEDKKVSIIMSKHVEIEVLQNALGGKESKYQISLPINNSKEVVQKSCCSTGEKEHKHHEIKHTHQAGKYYCPMHCEGDKIYDKAGDCPVCGMDLVKEPEVIQSTKYTCPMHPEIVQDKPGSCPICGMDLVPLEPTESEEDKTYQKLWYKMKIATIFTLPIFIITMSDMIPNNPLYQLMDLQYWNWIQLVFTIPVVFYACWMFFERAWKSIVNWNLNMFTLIGIGTGVAFVFSSIGLLFPAIFPDQFKTSEGTVHLYFEATAVVLTLVLLGQLLEAKAHSRTSGAIKELLKLAPTEATLVLDGEEKVISIHDIKKGDILRVKPGEKIPVDGIITEGNSTIDESMITGEPIPVDKKIEDKVSSGTINGTKSFLMIAEKVGSETLLSQIVQMVSDASRSRAPIQNLVDKISKYFVPIVVLIAVITFFVWWIIGPEPKLVYGFINAIAVLIIACPCALGLATPMSVMVGVGKGAKSGVLIKNAEAIEKMDKIDVLITDKTGTLTEGKPSVEKIVVKGVDENIVLGKIASLNQNSEHPLATAVVNFARAKNTQFFKVENFDAVTGKGVVGFIDNIKVSLGNKKLIELEGIKDFSNIEQEVITEQKLGKTVSYIAIDKKVVGYITITDAIKKSSLEAINELKRQGVQVIMLTGDNENTAKAVASELNLTDFKASCLPQDKLEYIKELQAKGKIVAMAGDGINDAPALAQSDIGIAMGTGTDVAIESAKITLVKGDLKGIVKAKNLSHAVMKNIKQNLFFAFIYNVLGVPIAAGVLFPVFGILLSPMIAALAMSFSSVSVIANALRLRTMKI